In the genome of Neodiprion pinetum isolate iyNeoPine1 chromosome 2, iyNeoPine1.2, whole genome shotgun sequence, one region contains:
- the LOC124212911 gene encoding leucine-rich repeat flightless-interacting protein 2 isoform X1, which translates to MDPAELDKRTENDVNIFFKHQQEIEDSDDVYDIEDLVKDADEAEARLAARRQARAEAREIRMRELERQQKEAEENADRVYDMCTDLISADANRTMRVTPDPVRTSRLLTNSNNFQSSRRSSEDSLEDAGLSRDLRLELKEFEEKFRKAMITNAQLDNEKSTYSYQVDLLKDKLEELEETTAQLRRELREKNREAEQLKRISQRLKEDLDVCRVQLLERDTLIQENGLVIVEDEGEESDADIPENGPHPRKRVLVSTESADLLQNAGEGSLDVRLRRFASEKKELQDEIRHLRLELEDAKNRVRSERLPGSMLGNLSDSEDIQREANKHLSDYKFKLQKAEQDMSTLQATVARLESQVIRYKSAAEASEKAEDELKVEKRKLQREVRESQGRVEELETANSHLQRRLDKLKNAKSALLKEL; encoded by the exons atggatCCTGCTGAACTTGATAAAAGAACTGAAAATGatgtcaacattttttttaaacatcaaCAAGAGATTGAGGATTCTGATGATGTGTATGATATCGAAGACCTAGTCAAGGATGCTGACGAA GCAGAAGCTCGATTAGCAGCTCGGAGACAAGCTAGAGCAGAGGCTAGAGAGATCCGAATGCGAGAATTGGAGAGACAGCAAAAAGAAGCTGAGGAGAACGCAGATAGAGTCTACGATATGTGTACTG ACCTAATTTCAGCTGATGCTAACCGAACGATGAGGGTGACACCAGATCCTGTGAGAACATCTCGCCTTCTCACAAATTCCAATAACTTTCAGTCAAGTCGAAGGTCGTCCGAAGATTCCTTGGAAGATGCCGGCCTTAGTAGAGATCTTAGG TTAGAACTTAAGgaattcgaggaaaaattCCGCAAAGCTATGATAACTAATGCACAATTGGATAATGAGAAGTCAACTTATTCGTATCAAGTAGATTTATTGAAAGACAAACTTGAAGAATTAGAGGAGACAACTGCTCAATTGCGCCGAGAgctaagagaaaaaaatcgagaagCTGAACAATTGAAGCGTATAAGTCAACGCCTGAAAGAAGATTTGGATGTTTGCAGGGTGCAACTACTGGAACGAGACACACTTATCCAG GAAAATGGTCTTGTTATAGTAGAAGACGAGGGGGAGGAGAGTGATGCTGACATACCAGAAAATGGTCCACATCCAAGAAAAAGAGTACTAGTCAGTACAGAGAGTGCGGATTTGTTGCAAAATGCTGGAGAAGGATCACTGG ATGTCCGACTGAGAAGATTTGCATCTGAGAAGAAAGAATTGCAAGATGAAATTCGACATTTAAGGCTGGAATTGGAAGATGCAAAGAATCGTGTTCGATCAGAGAGGTTACCAGGTTCGATGTTGG GAAATTTATCAGACTCTGAAGACATTCAACGAGAGGCAAACAAGCACTTATCAGATTACAAATTCAAACTGCAAAAAGCCGAACAGGATATGTCCACACTGCAAGCGACAGTCGCCAGGCTAGAGAGTCAAGTTATTCGATATAAATCTGCAGCAGAAGCTTCCGAAAAGGCAGAAGATGAATTAAAGGTTGAAAAGCGAAAGCTACAACGAGAG GTACGAGAATCACAGGGCCGAGTAGAGGAGCTTGAAACCGCAAATTCTCATTTACAACGTAGGCTAGATAAACTTAAGAACGCCAAATCTGCACTTCTGAAAGAACTTTGA
- the LOC124212909 gene encoding targeting protein for Xklp2 homolog — protein MDGVWHLNAPQWTDFASSPQPLDDGYFDLEHEELEPQPVVKQFSCTAPSAELEETKGDTKAIKRMLKVPESNDSLIQDIEVAKLTPVKVVPKLRSKKNATIKETTYDNVLTEAMASLQLSARKNARRSHSIRSTPSKLTSTPMTTELKPLIKYKAIRSTPSNPIPAWIRRVQPSEKLRKCEKNIAVPTIEPCPTIEHVKTLDNLSVQDSQQTENAIIDNNVLVVQSEKKPADIDDPLNMKHIPADSKPKATEEVPNTAEEPKDVADFPINDKLKVIKDPAIGDKKNAIKLLPTEFESQAANNLLVNDATLENALPVPGCSKRASNISQQSCFSNKGHPARFSTCQLRRQSLIKYRRRSNKYVSMAEAISKFQTGTPKRFRSISSKNAKLGPVQKVRQVSVSATVPISPALRCKSRTRPTTILSHEEREQQELQELRKYSARGNMARANSLKSLAQNPAPKTVIRNRSVSSAHPPASTSTKICKSNMEDKVNREAVRIKVTVPTVVSTKEGVAVQDAEISNFGVPDITSAKSTTTKVMPFSFEMRNKELQKKKEKKIKELMNEEQNKTKGTFHARPVPIFKKPMLAVPKETNTAKHSTKPCPFSFENRDKNLLKKKENYIKTILEEDKKARIFQAKPIPEFKPVLVRGISKENISSGNKASNSAPSLPQKTRISTLPISKTGSRNCLLTKNNCSNQENQDPSVNSNAQSSQNYKSKEDKSKYEPKPIKVLSDHEFQLNTDKRAKERKEFDERIKQKEQEIEKLKKEAEAEKLKRTESEIAELRKMAEIQARPMPIYKPPVVIRSEKPLTEPQSPGWASKPKR, from the coding sequence ATGGACGGTGTGTGGCATCTAAATGCTCCGCAGTGGACGGACTTTGCATCCAGTCCACAACCACTGGACGATGGTTATTTTGACCTGGAGCATGAGGAGCTAGAGCCTCAGCCAGTGGTAAAACAGTTCTCATGCACAGCTCCTAGTGCTGAACTGGAAGAGACAAAAGGAGATACAAAAGCTATAAAACGTATGTTGAAGGTTCCAGAATCAAATGACTCTTTGATACAAGACATAGAAGTAGCAAAGTTGACTCCTGTTAAAGTTGTACCCAAgttgagaagtaaaaaaaatgcaacaatCAAAGAAACTACATATGATAATGTATTGACTGAAGCTATGGCCAGCCTTCAACTTTCGGCTAGAAAGAATGCAAGAAGGTCTCATAGTATTAGAAGTACACCATCAAAATTGACATCAACACCAATGACCACAGAATTGAAACCTCTGATCAAGTATAAAGCTATTCGTTCGACTCCAAGCAATCCGATTCCTGCGTGGATTAGAAGAGTACAACCATCCGAGAAGTTGagaaaatgtgagaaaaatattgcagtACCAACCATTGAACCATGTCCAACAATCGAGCATGTAAAAACACTGGATAATCTATCCGTGCAGGATTCACAGCAGACAGAAAATGCCATAATTGATAACAATGTTTTAGTTGTGCAATCTGAAAAAAAGCCAGCTGATATAGATGATCCCTTAAATATGAAACATATTCCTGCGGACAGCAAGCCGAAAGCTACTGAAGAGGTGCCAAATACTGCTGAAGAGCCAAAAGATGTTGCAGATTTTCCTATAAATGATAAACTAAAAGTAATCAAAGATCCTGCTATTGGTGACAAGAAAAATGCTATTAAATTACTTCCTACTGAATTTGAGTCTCAAGCTGCCAACAACTTGCTGGTCAATGATGCCACTCTTGAAAATGCTCTGCCTGTTCCAGGTTGTAGTAAACGTGCTTCTAATATCTCGCAGCAATCTTGTTTCTCAAACAAGGGGCATCCGGCAAGATTTTCTACATGTCAACTTCGTAGGCAAAGTTTGATAAAATACAGAAGGAGGTCTAATAAATATGTGAGCATGGCTGAGGCAATATCCAAATTTCAAACTGGGACACCAAAAAGATTCAGATCAATAAGTTCAAAGAATGCAAAACTTGGACCTGTGCAGAAGGTACGACAGGTTAGTGTGTCTGCAACAGTACCAATTTCACCTGCTCTACGATGTAAATCAAGAACAAGACCTACAACCATCTTGAGTCACGAGGAACGTGAGCAGCAGGAGTTACAAGAGCTGCGAAAATATTCTGCTCGTGGAAATATGGCTAGAGCTAATTCTCTAAAAAGTCTGGCACAAAATCCTGCACCTAAAACTGTTATTAGGAATAGATCAGTGAGTTCTGCTCACCCTCCTGCTTCAACATCAACAAAAATATGTAAGTCAAACATGGAGGATAAAGTAAATCGAGAGGCAGTAAGAATAAAAGTAACTGTACCTACAGTTGTTTCTACCAAGGAAGGAGTAGCAGTTCAAGATGCTGAGATCTCGAACTTTGGAGTGCCAGATATAACAAGTGCTAAATCAACTACAACCAAGGTGATGCCATTCAGTTTTGAAATGCGAAACAAAGAGctccaaaagaaaaaagaaaaaaagattaaagaactgATGAATGAGGAacagaataaaacaaaaggaaCCTTTCATGCACGGCCTGTTCCCATTTTCAAGAAGCCTATGCTCGCTGTTCCTAAAGAAACGAATACTGCTAAGCATAGTACTAAACCTTGTCCCTTCAGTTTTGAAAACAGAGATAAGaacttgctgaaaaaaaaggaaaactaCATAAAGACTATTTTGGAAGAAGACAAGAAAGCTAGAATCTTTCAGGCCAAGCCAATTCCAGAATTTAAACCTGTTTTGGTGCGTGGAATATCAAAAGAGAATATAAGTTCAGGGAATAAAGCTTCAAACTCTGCTCCTTCACTTCCTCAAAAAACTCGCATTTCCACACTACCAATCTCAAAAACTGGTTCAAGAAATTGTTTGCTTACTAAGAACAATTGTTCCAATCAAGAAAATCAAGATCCATCTGTGAATTCTAATGCCCAATCTTCACAGAACTATAAATCGAAGGAAGATAAAAGCAAATATGAGCCAAAGCCTATAAAAGTATTATCTGATCACGAGTTTCAATTAAACACCGACAAAAGGGCAAAAGAGCGGAAAGAGTTTGATGAAAGGATCAAGCAAAAAGAACAGGAAATAGAAAAGCTAAAGAAAGAAGCGGAAGCGGAAAAACTAAAACGAACTGAGAGTGAAATAGCAGAACTCAGAAAAATGGCTGAGATTCAAGCAAGACCAATGCCAATTTACAAACCTCCAGTTGTCATTCGTTCCGAGAAACCACTCACCGAACCTCAAAGCCCTGGCTGGGCTTCAAAACCAAAGCGTTAA
- the LOC124212911 gene encoding leucine-rich repeat flightless-interacting protein 2 isoform X4: MEPLVAGRRRTTTRHSAEDQALDQIAKEAEARLAARRQARAEAREIRMRELERQQKEAEENADRVYDMCTADANRTMRVTPDPVRTSRLLTNSNNFQSSRRSSEDSLEDAGLSRDLRLELKEFEEKFRKAMITNAQLDNEKSTYSYQVDLLKDKLEELEETTAQLRRELREKNREAEQLKRISQRLKEDLDVCRVQLLERDTLIQENGLVIVEDEGEESDADIPENGPHPRKRVLVSTESADLLQNAGEGSLDVRLRRFASEKKELQDEIRHLRLELEDAKNRVRSERLPGSMLGNLSDSEDIQREANKHLSDYKFKLQKAEQDMSTLQATVARLESQVIRYKSAAEASEKAEDELKVEKRKLQREVRESQGRVEELETANSHLQRRLDKLKNAKSALLKEL, encoded by the exons GCAGAAGCTCGATTAGCAGCTCGGAGACAAGCTAGAGCAGAGGCTAGAGAGATCCGAATGCGAGAATTGGAGAGACAGCAAAAAGAAGCTGAGGAGAACGCAGATAGAGTCTACGATATGTGTACTG CTGATGCTAACCGAACGATGAGGGTGACACCAGATCCTGTGAGAACATCTCGCCTTCTCACAAATTCCAATAACTTTCAGTCAAGTCGAAGGTCGTCCGAAGATTCCTTGGAAGATGCCGGCCTTAGTAGAGATCTTAGG TTAGAACTTAAGgaattcgaggaaaaattCCGCAAAGCTATGATAACTAATGCACAATTGGATAATGAGAAGTCAACTTATTCGTATCAAGTAGATTTATTGAAAGACAAACTTGAAGAATTAGAGGAGACAACTGCTCAATTGCGCCGAGAgctaagagaaaaaaatcgagaagCTGAACAATTGAAGCGTATAAGTCAACGCCTGAAAGAAGATTTGGATGTTTGCAGGGTGCAACTACTGGAACGAGACACACTTATCCAG GAAAATGGTCTTGTTATAGTAGAAGACGAGGGGGAGGAGAGTGATGCTGACATACCAGAAAATGGTCCACATCCAAGAAAAAGAGTACTAGTCAGTACAGAGAGTGCGGATTTGTTGCAAAATGCTGGAGAAGGATCACTGG ATGTCCGACTGAGAAGATTTGCATCTGAGAAGAAAGAATTGCAAGATGAAATTCGACATTTAAGGCTGGAATTGGAAGATGCAAAGAATCGTGTTCGATCAGAGAGGTTACCAGGTTCGATGTTGG GAAATTTATCAGACTCTGAAGACATTCAACGAGAGGCAAACAAGCACTTATCAGATTACAAATTCAAACTGCAAAAAGCCGAACAGGATATGTCCACACTGCAAGCGACAGTCGCCAGGCTAGAGAGTCAAGTTATTCGATATAAATCTGCAGCAGAAGCTTCCGAAAAGGCAGAAGATGAATTAAAGGTTGAAAAGCGAAAGCTACAACGAGAG GTACGAGAATCACAGGGCCGAGTAGAGGAGCTTGAAACCGCAAATTCTCATTTACAACGTAGGCTAGATAAACTTAAGAACGCCAAATCTGCACTTCTGAAAGAACTTTGA
- the LOC124212911 gene encoding leucine-rich repeat flightless-interacting protein 2 isoform X6 codes for MRELERQQKEAEENADRVYDMCTDLISADANRTMRVTPDPVRTSRLLTNSNNFQSSRRSSEDSLEDAGLSRDLRLELKEFEEKFRKAMITNAQLDNEKSTYSYQVDLLKDKLEELEETTAQLRRELREKNREAEQLKRISQRLKEDLDVCRVQLLERDTLIQENGLVIVEDEGEESDADIPENGPHPRKRVLVSTESADLLQNAGEGSLDVRLRRFASEKKELQDEIRHLRLELEDAKNRVRSERLPGSMLGNLSDSEDIQREANKHLSDYKFKLQKAEQDMSTLQATVARLESQVIRYKSAAEASEKAEDELKVEKRKLQREVRESQGRVEELETANSHLQRRLDKLKNAKSALLKEL; via the exons ATGCGAGAATTGGAGAGACAGCAAAAAGAAGCTGAGGAGAACGCAGATAGAGTCTACGATATGTGTACTG ACCTAATTTCAGCTGATGCTAACCGAACGATGAGGGTGACACCAGATCCTGTGAGAACATCTCGCCTTCTCACAAATTCCAATAACTTTCAGTCAAGTCGAAGGTCGTCCGAAGATTCCTTGGAAGATGCCGGCCTTAGTAGAGATCTTAGG TTAGAACTTAAGgaattcgaggaaaaattCCGCAAAGCTATGATAACTAATGCACAATTGGATAATGAGAAGTCAACTTATTCGTATCAAGTAGATTTATTGAAAGACAAACTTGAAGAATTAGAGGAGACAACTGCTCAATTGCGCCGAGAgctaagagaaaaaaatcgagaagCTGAACAATTGAAGCGTATAAGTCAACGCCTGAAAGAAGATTTGGATGTTTGCAGGGTGCAACTACTGGAACGAGACACACTTATCCAG GAAAATGGTCTTGTTATAGTAGAAGACGAGGGGGAGGAGAGTGATGCTGACATACCAGAAAATGGTCCACATCCAAGAAAAAGAGTACTAGTCAGTACAGAGAGTGCGGATTTGTTGCAAAATGCTGGAGAAGGATCACTGG ATGTCCGACTGAGAAGATTTGCATCTGAGAAGAAAGAATTGCAAGATGAAATTCGACATTTAAGGCTGGAATTGGAAGATGCAAAGAATCGTGTTCGATCAGAGAGGTTACCAGGTTCGATGTTGG GAAATTTATCAGACTCTGAAGACATTCAACGAGAGGCAAACAAGCACTTATCAGATTACAAATTCAAACTGCAAAAAGCCGAACAGGATATGTCCACACTGCAAGCGACAGTCGCCAGGCTAGAGAGTCAAGTTATTCGATATAAATCTGCAGCAGAAGCTTCCGAAAAGGCAGAAGATGAATTAAAGGTTGAAAAGCGAAAGCTACAACGAGAG GTACGAGAATCACAGGGCCGAGTAGAGGAGCTTGAAACCGCAAATTCTCATTTACAACGTAGGCTAGATAAACTTAAGAACGCCAAATCTGCACTTCTGAAAGAACTTTGA
- the LOC124212911 gene encoding leucine-rich repeat flightless-interacting protein 2 isoform X3 → MEPLVAGRRRTTTRHSAEDQALDQIAKEAEARLAARRQARAEAREIRMRELERQQKEAEENADRVYDMCTDLISADANRTMRVTPDPVRTSRLLTNSNNFQSSRRSSEDSLEDAGLSRDLRLELKEFEEKFRKAMITNAQLDNEKSTYSYQVDLLKDKLEELEETTAQLRRELREKNREAEQLKRISQRLKEDLDVCRVQLLERDTLIQENGLVIVEDEGEESDADIPENGPHPRKRVLVSTESADLLQNAGEGSLDVRLRRFASEKKELQDEIRHLRLELEDAKNRVRSERLPGSMLGNLSDSEDIQREANKHLSDYKFKLQKAEQDMSTLQATVARLESQVIRYKSAAEASEKAEDELKVEKRKLQREVRESQGRVEELETANSHLQRRLDKLKNAKSALLKEL, encoded by the exons GCAGAAGCTCGATTAGCAGCTCGGAGACAAGCTAGAGCAGAGGCTAGAGAGATCCGAATGCGAGAATTGGAGAGACAGCAAAAAGAAGCTGAGGAGAACGCAGATAGAGTCTACGATATGTGTACTG ACCTAATTTCAGCTGATGCTAACCGAACGATGAGGGTGACACCAGATCCTGTGAGAACATCTCGCCTTCTCACAAATTCCAATAACTTTCAGTCAAGTCGAAGGTCGTCCGAAGATTCCTTGGAAGATGCCGGCCTTAGTAGAGATCTTAGG TTAGAACTTAAGgaattcgaggaaaaattCCGCAAAGCTATGATAACTAATGCACAATTGGATAATGAGAAGTCAACTTATTCGTATCAAGTAGATTTATTGAAAGACAAACTTGAAGAATTAGAGGAGACAACTGCTCAATTGCGCCGAGAgctaagagaaaaaaatcgagaagCTGAACAATTGAAGCGTATAAGTCAACGCCTGAAAGAAGATTTGGATGTTTGCAGGGTGCAACTACTGGAACGAGACACACTTATCCAG GAAAATGGTCTTGTTATAGTAGAAGACGAGGGGGAGGAGAGTGATGCTGACATACCAGAAAATGGTCCACATCCAAGAAAAAGAGTACTAGTCAGTACAGAGAGTGCGGATTTGTTGCAAAATGCTGGAGAAGGATCACTGG ATGTCCGACTGAGAAGATTTGCATCTGAGAAGAAAGAATTGCAAGATGAAATTCGACATTTAAGGCTGGAATTGGAAGATGCAAAGAATCGTGTTCGATCAGAGAGGTTACCAGGTTCGATGTTGG GAAATTTATCAGACTCTGAAGACATTCAACGAGAGGCAAACAAGCACTTATCAGATTACAAATTCAAACTGCAAAAAGCCGAACAGGATATGTCCACACTGCAAGCGACAGTCGCCAGGCTAGAGAGTCAAGTTATTCGATATAAATCTGCAGCAGAAGCTTCCGAAAAGGCAGAAGATGAATTAAAGGTTGAAAAGCGAAAGCTACAACGAGAG GTACGAGAATCACAGGGCCGAGTAGAGGAGCTTGAAACCGCAAATTCTCATTTACAACGTAGGCTAGATAAACTTAAGAACGCCAAATCTGCACTTCTGAAAGAACTTTGA
- the LOC124212911 gene encoding leucine-rich repeat flightless-interacting protein 2 isoform X2, producing the protein MDPAELDKRTENDVNIFFKHQQEIEDSDDVYDIEDLVKDADEAEARLAARRQARAEAREIRMRELERQQKEAEENADRVYDMCTADANRTMRVTPDPVRTSRLLTNSNNFQSSRRSSEDSLEDAGLSRDLRLELKEFEEKFRKAMITNAQLDNEKSTYSYQVDLLKDKLEELEETTAQLRRELREKNREAEQLKRISQRLKEDLDVCRVQLLERDTLIQENGLVIVEDEGEESDADIPENGPHPRKRVLVSTESADLLQNAGEGSLDVRLRRFASEKKELQDEIRHLRLELEDAKNRVRSERLPGSMLGNLSDSEDIQREANKHLSDYKFKLQKAEQDMSTLQATVARLESQVIRYKSAAEASEKAEDELKVEKRKLQREVRESQGRVEELETANSHLQRRLDKLKNAKSALLKEL; encoded by the exons atggatCCTGCTGAACTTGATAAAAGAACTGAAAATGatgtcaacattttttttaaacatcaaCAAGAGATTGAGGATTCTGATGATGTGTATGATATCGAAGACCTAGTCAAGGATGCTGACGAA GCAGAAGCTCGATTAGCAGCTCGGAGACAAGCTAGAGCAGAGGCTAGAGAGATCCGAATGCGAGAATTGGAGAGACAGCAAAAAGAAGCTGAGGAGAACGCAGATAGAGTCTACGATATGTGTACTG CTGATGCTAACCGAACGATGAGGGTGACACCAGATCCTGTGAGAACATCTCGCCTTCTCACAAATTCCAATAACTTTCAGTCAAGTCGAAGGTCGTCCGAAGATTCCTTGGAAGATGCCGGCCTTAGTAGAGATCTTAGG TTAGAACTTAAGgaattcgaggaaaaattCCGCAAAGCTATGATAACTAATGCACAATTGGATAATGAGAAGTCAACTTATTCGTATCAAGTAGATTTATTGAAAGACAAACTTGAAGAATTAGAGGAGACAACTGCTCAATTGCGCCGAGAgctaagagaaaaaaatcgagaagCTGAACAATTGAAGCGTATAAGTCAACGCCTGAAAGAAGATTTGGATGTTTGCAGGGTGCAACTACTGGAACGAGACACACTTATCCAG GAAAATGGTCTTGTTATAGTAGAAGACGAGGGGGAGGAGAGTGATGCTGACATACCAGAAAATGGTCCACATCCAAGAAAAAGAGTACTAGTCAGTACAGAGAGTGCGGATTTGTTGCAAAATGCTGGAGAAGGATCACTGG ATGTCCGACTGAGAAGATTTGCATCTGAGAAGAAAGAATTGCAAGATGAAATTCGACATTTAAGGCTGGAATTGGAAGATGCAAAGAATCGTGTTCGATCAGAGAGGTTACCAGGTTCGATGTTGG GAAATTTATCAGACTCTGAAGACATTCAACGAGAGGCAAACAAGCACTTATCAGATTACAAATTCAAACTGCAAAAAGCCGAACAGGATATGTCCACACTGCAAGCGACAGTCGCCAGGCTAGAGAGTCAAGTTATTCGATATAAATCTGCAGCAGAAGCTTCCGAAAAGGCAGAAGATGAATTAAAGGTTGAAAAGCGAAAGCTACAACGAGAG GTACGAGAATCACAGGGCCGAGTAGAGGAGCTTGAAACCGCAAATTCTCATTTACAACGTAGGCTAGATAAACTTAAGAACGCCAAATCTGCACTTCTGAAAGAACTTTGA
- the LOC124212911 gene encoding leucine-rich repeat flightless-interacting protein 2 isoform X5, producing the protein MDPAELDKRTENDVNIFFKHQQEIEDSDDVYDIEDLVKDADEAEARLAARRQARAEAREIRMRELERQQKEAEENADRVYDMCTDLISADANRTMRVTPDPVRTSRLLTNSNNFQSSRRSSEDSLEDAGLSRDLRLELKEFEEKFRKAMITNAQLDNEKSTYSYQVDLLKDKLEELEETTAQLRRELREKNREAEQLKRISQRLKEDLDVCRVQLLERDTLIQENGLVIVEDEGEESDADIPENGPHPRKRVLVSTESADLLQNAGEGSLDVRLRRFASEKKELQDEIRHLRLELEDAKNRVRSERLPGSMLGNLSDSEDIQREANKHLSDYKFKLQKAEQDMSTLQATVARLESQVIRYKSAAEASEKAEDELKVEKRKLQREMISDYFDECHCQ; encoded by the exons atggatCCTGCTGAACTTGATAAAAGAACTGAAAATGatgtcaacattttttttaaacatcaaCAAGAGATTGAGGATTCTGATGATGTGTATGATATCGAAGACCTAGTCAAGGATGCTGACGAA GCAGAAGCTCGATTAGCAGCTCGGAGACAAGCTAGAGCAGAGGCTAGAGAGATCCGAATGCGAGAATTGGAGAGACAGCAAAAAGAAGCTGAGGAGAACGCAGATAGAGTCTACGATATGTGTACTG ACCTAATTTCAGCTGATGCTAACCGAACGATGAGGGTGACACCAGATCCTGTGAGAACATCTCGCCTTCTCACAAATTCCAATAACTTTCAGTCAAGTCGAAGGTCGTCCGAAGATTCCTTGGAAGATGCCGGCCTTAGTAGAGATCTTAGG TTAGAACTTAAGgaattcgaggaaaaattCCGCAAAGCTATGATAACTAATGCACAATTGGATAATGAGAAGTCAACTTATTCGTATCAAGTAGATTTATTGAAAGACAAACTTGAAGAATTAGAGGAGACAACTGCTCAATTGCGCCGAGAgctaagagaaaaaaatcgagaagCTGAACAATTGAAGCGTATAAGTCAACGCCTGAAAGAAGATTTGGATGTTTGCAGGGTGCAACTACTGGAACGAGACACACTTATCCAG GAAAATGGTCTTGTTATAGTAGAAGACGAGGGGGAGGAGAGTGATGCTGACATACCAGAAAATGGTCCACATCCAAGAAAAAGAGTACTAGTCAGTACAGAGAGTGCGGATTTGTTGCAAAATGCTGGAGAAGGATCACTGG ATGTCCGACTGAGAAGATTTGCATCTGAGAAGAAAGAATTGCAAGATGAAATTCGACATTTAAGGCTGGAATTGGAAGATGCAAAGAATCGTGTTCGATCAGAGAGGTTACCAGGTTCGATGTTGG GAAATTTATCAGACTCTGAAGACATTCAACGAGAGGCAAACAAGCACTTATCAGATTACAAATTCAAACTGCAAAAAGCCGAACAGGATATGTCCACACTGCAAGCGACAGTCGCCAGGCTAGAGAGTCAAGTTATTCGATATAAATCTGCAGCAGAAGCTTCCGAAAAGGCAGAAGATGAATTAAAGGTTGAAAAGCGAAAGCTACAACGAGAG ATGATATCTGATTATTTTGACGAATGTCACTGCCAGTAA